A stretch of the Porifericola rhodea genome encodes the following:
- a CDS encoding SOS response-associated peptidase: MCGRYSIGAEIQALAKQLDNQVPRGFSPNFNAAPSQELPIVPNHKPSSFTLFQWGIVPFWAKEEKKRLINARSETILEKATFKKAFQHRRCLVAAGGYYEWMKTKEGKIPYRICLKDEKPFVFAGIWEHNQQSGQGDFCIITTAASPSVAHIHNRMPVILASEAIDFWLSDSEDYEGLQDILRPTEDALLKAYPVSRQVNNVQNNNASLIAPQNEPV, translated from the coding sequence ATGTGTGGCAGATACAGTATAGGAGCCGAAATACAAGCGTTAGCTAAGCAGCTGGATAATCAGGTTCCTAGAGGTTTTTCGCCTAATTTTAATGCGGCACCCTCTCAGGAGTTGCCCATAGTGCCCAATCATAAACCTTCCAGTTTTACACTTTTTCAGTGGGGTATAGTTCCATTCTGGGCAAAAGAAGAGAAAAAAAGGCTAATTAATGCCCGCTCAGAGACCATTCTGGAAAAAGCTACCTTTAAAAAAGCTTTCCAGCACAGGCGATGCCTGGTGGCTGCCGGTGGGTATTATGAATGGATGAAAACCAAAGAAGGTAAAATCCCATACCGTATTTGTCTGAAAGACGAAAAACCATTCGTCTTTGCAGGTATTTGGGAACATAATCAACAAAGCGGTCAGGGAGATTTTTGTATTATTACTACCGCAGCCAGCCCTTCGGTAGCCCATATTCATAATCGTATGCCAGTAATTTTAGCCTCAGAGGCCATTGACTTCTGGTTGAGTGACTCCGAAGACTATGAGGGTCTACAGGATATTTTACGGCCCACTGAAGATGCTCTTTTAAAAGCTTATCCTGTGTCCCGTCAGGTGAACAATGTACAGAATAACAACGCCAGCCTGATTGCACCCCAGAATGAACCTGTATGA
- the rpsF gene encoding 30S ribosomal protein S6: MEFKKNYETVFILNPVLSEEQMKDTADKFVQVLKDNGAEVINVENWGLRKLAYPIQHKTTGFYNMVEFNVEPSVVAALETEYRRDERVMRFLTVALDKHAVEYNERRRKGEFKKNKKEAKEESAS, from the coding sequence ATGGAATTTAAGAAAAATTACGAGACAGTATTCATTTTGAATCCCGTTTTGTCTGAAGAACAGATGAAGGATACTGCCGACAAGTTTGTACAGGTTCTTAAAGACAATGGTGCTGAAGTCATCAATGTTGAGAACTGGGGCCTTCGCAAACTTGCCTACCCTATTCAACACAAAACTACCGGTTTTTACAACATGGTAGAATTTAACGTTGAACCTTCGGTAGTGGCAGCACTGGAAACTGAATACAGACGTGACGAGCGGGTGATGCGCTTTTTGACCGTAGCGCTTGATAAGCATGCGGTAGAGTACAACGAAAGAAGAAGAAAAGGAGAATTTAAAAAGAACAAAAAAGAGGCTAAGGAGGAGTCAGCATCATGA
- the rpsR gene encoding 30S ribosomal protein S18, whose amino-acid sequence MTLQNEPVISNKTENKKKYCRFKKHGIKYIDYKDPDFLLKLVNDQGKILPRRITGTSLKYQKKVAQAIKRARHLAILPYVADNLK is encoded by the coding sequence ATGACACTACAAAACGAACCCGTAATCAGTAACAAAACTGAAAACAAGAAAAAATACTGCCGCTTCAAGAAGCACGGTATTAAGTATATTGACTACAAAGATCCTGACTTTTTGTTGAAACTAGTGAACGATCAGGGTAAAATTTTACCTCGTCGTATTACTGGAACCAGCCTCAAATACCAGAAGAAAGTAGCTCAGGCTATCAAAAGAGCCAGGCATTTGGCCATTTTACCCTACGTTGCTGATAATCTTAAGTAA
- the rplI gene encoding 50S ribosomal protein L9 has translation MDVILRDDIKGLGYKNDIVSVKPGYGRNYLIPQGLAVIASASNLKMAEENTRQAAHKAEKIKGDAEAIASKLGDLVIEIPAKAGESGKIFGAVTSLQVADVLKEKGFDIDRRKISFNQDIKNLGEYTAEIDLHKEVKHEITIKVIEG, from the coding sequence ATGGACGTTATTCTTAGAGATGATATCAAAGGCCTGGGTTACAAAAATGACATTGTATCGGTAAAACCCGGCTACGGAAGAAACTATCTTATTCCTCAAGGCCTTGCAGTTATTGCAAGTGCTTCTAACCTTAAGATGGCTGAGGAAAATACTCGCCAGGCTGCTCATAAAGCTGAGAAAATCAAAGGTGATGCTGAAGCTATTGCTTCTAAACTGGGAGATCTAGTGATTGAAATCCCTGCTAAAGCTGGCGAAAGCGGAAAAATCTTTGGTGCTGTTACCAGCCTTCAGGTAGCTGATGTACTGAAAGAAAAAGGTTTTGACATTGATCGTCGTAAAATCTCTTTCAATCAGGATATTAAAAATCTGGGTGAGTACACTGCCGAAATAGATTTACATAAAGAAGTGAAGCACGAAATTACTATCAAAGTAATAGAAGGCTAA
- a CDS encoding GSCFA domain-containing protein, giving the protein MFRTPVNVTASRHKIHLQSPVLSIGSCFAQMIGQRLISNKFDALANPFGTLFNPVSIFRLLQEAVEQHLPPAESYLKRDGFYYNYLFHSDFSAPDQAGLEQQIQQALQTTRDFLERADWLIITLGTAYTYQRKSNEEIVANCHKMPANLFSKTLLSPQEIRMRFEQLLQSLGTINNELRFIFTVSPVRHIRDTLTQNTVSKASLRLAIEQILEHHPEHTHYFPSYEIMMDDLRDYRFYEADMIHPTQIAEDYIWDKWTEAYLDDETLSFLPQWYKVSKALKHRSFHPDSAQHQKFISKTIEQLNLLSKKIDVSQEIEVLKKQLR; this is encoded by the coding sequence ATGTTCAGAACTCCGGTCAATGTTACGGCTTCGCGTCATAAGATTCACCTGCAATCTCCCGTGCTGAGCATTGGTTCCTGCTTTGCTCAGATGATTGGCCAACGTCTAATTAGTAATAAATTTGATGCACTGGCTAATCCATTTGGCACACTCTTCAACCCTGTCTCTATCTTTCGCCTACTTCAGGAAGCTGTAGAGCAACACCTACCCCCAGCCGAAAGCTACCTGAAGCGCGATGGTTTTTACTATAACTACCTTTTTCATTCCGATTTTTCAGCTCCTGATCAGGCAGGGCTGGAGCAACAAATTCAACAAGCTTTGCAAACTACCAGAGACTTTCTGGAAAGAGCCGACTGGCTTATCATTACTCTGGGCACTGCTTATACCTACCAGCGCAAAAGCAATGAGGAAATTGTAGCCAACTGCCATAAAATGCCGGCAAACCTCTTTAGTAAAACATTGCTTAGTCCTCAGGAAATACGAATGCGTTTTGAGCAGTTACTACAATCGCTAGGCACTATAAACAACGAACTACGCTTTATTTTTACAGTAAGCCCTGTTCGTCATATCAGAGATACTCTAACTCAAAATACAGTAAGTAAAGCCTCATTACGTCTGGCAATAGAGCAGATATTGGAACATCATCCTGAGCATACTCATTATTTCCCCAGTTATGAGATTATGATGGATGACCTGCGTGACTATCGCTTTTATGAAGCCGATATGATTCACCCTACCCAAATTGCTGAAGACTACATCTGGGACAAATGGACTGAGGCTTATCTGGATGATGAAACTTTAAGCTTTTTACCACAATGGTATAAAGTCAGCAAAGCTTTGAAGCATCGTTCTTTTCACCCGGACTCAGCTCAACATCAAAAGTTTATTTCTAAAACTATTGAGCAGCTTAATCTCTTAAGTAAAAAAATAGATGTCAGCCAGGAAATTGAAGTGCTAAAAAAACAATTAAGATGA
- a CDS encoding thioredoxin domain-containing protein, translated as MSTANHKYTNQLIHEKSLYLLQHAHNPVAWHSWNDETLKKAVVEDKPILVSIGYSSCHWCHVMEKESFENEEIGKYMSEHFVCIKVDREERPDVDQIYMEAVQSMGIQGGWPLNVFLLPDQKPFYGGTYYPAAQWKKLLENVKTAFEQQRDKLEESADQFARYLSHSELQRYGIIEDEQQMAKQEFQEKIADLYQTFSEKIDKKLGGMNRAPKFPMPSNWLFLLHYHYYTQNQEALQQLELTLDQMAYGGIYDQLGGGFARYSVDERWFAPHFEKMLYDNGQLLSLYAEAYAHTRKSLYKTVIEQTIDFIKREMCSEEGGFYSALDADSEGEEGKYYIWEYDEFSKVLGNAAQLVGDYYHVEQEGNWEKTYNILYRNQSEEAFAEAHELNPTDFKELLEDSRQKLLNSRKERIRPGLDDKILTSWNGLMLKGLADAYTYLQETHILELALRNAHFITDKLMRRQGDKARLYRSYKEGKAYLDAYLDDYAFVIDAFTSIYQITLDEQWIHHSEQLLAYCIENFYDQDEGFFHYTHEEANLIARKKEIFDNVIPASNSAMARNLYRLSRLLDHSDYLEISERMMSRMLKLLDTDPAYLSNWAILYMEMMQPEVDIVVMGDEYKTVGKKLLPYYSPNRLIAGAKKESKFMLLQGRKAIDNQTTIYICRDKACKMPVHTVEAALDQLKEIS; from the coding sequence ATGAGTACAGCTAACCACAAATATACTAACCAGTTAATACACGAGAAAAGTCTTTACCTGCTGCAACATGCGCATAACCCCGTAGCATGGCATAGCTGGAACGATGAAACCCTTAAGAAAGCCGTTGTAGAAGATAAGCCTATTCTGGTAAGTATCGGTTACTCATCCTGCCACTGGTGCCATGTTATGGAAAAAGAGTCTTTTGAAAATGAAGAGATCGGCAAGTACATGAGTGAACATTTCGTCTGTATAAAAGTAGATCGTGAAGAACGCCCTGATGTAGACCAAATTTATATGGAAGCGGTGCAGAGTATGGGCATACAGGGAGGCTGGCCACTTAATGTTTTTCTGCTACCCGACCAAAAACCTTTTTACGGAGGCACCTATTATCCTGCCGCACAATGGAAAAAACTGCTGGAAAATGTAAAGACTGCCTTTGAGCAGCAGAGAGATAAGCTGGAAGAATCTGCCGATCAGTTTGCACGATACCTTTCTCATAGTGAGTTGCAACGCTACGGAATTATTGAAGACGAACAGCAGATGGCTAAGCAGGAGTTTCAGGAAAAGATTGCAGACCTTTATCAGACATTTTCGGAAAAAATTGATAAGAAACTAGGTGGCATGAACAGAGCACCTAAGTTTCCTATGCCTTCTAACTGGCTTTTTCTGCTACATTATCATTATTATACTCAGAACCAGGAGGCACTTCAACAATTAGAACTTACCCTGGATCAGATGGCCTATGGTGGCATATACGATCAATTAGGGGGAGGTTTTGCACGTTACTCGGTAGATGAACGATGGTTTGCCCCTCATTTTGAAAAGATGCTGTACGACAATGGGCAACTCCTTAGCTTGTATGCCGAGGCTTATGCTCATACTCGCAAATCGCTGTACAAAACAGTTATAGAGCAGACTATTGACTTTATTAAACGTGAAATGTGCAGCGAAGAAGGAGGTTTTTATAGTGCTTTAGATGCAGATAGTGAAGGCGAAGAGGGTAAGTATTATATATGGGAGTATGACGAATTTAGTAAAGTACTTGGCAATGCTGCTCAGTTGGTGGGAGACTATTATCATGTTGAACAGGAAGGCAACTGGGAGAAGACATACAATATTCTCTATCGTAATCAGTCTGAAGAAGCTTTTGCTGAAGCCCATGAGCTTAACCCTACTGATTTTAAAGAGCTTTTAGAAGATAGCAGGCAGAAGCTGTTAAACTCGAGAAAAGAGCGCATTCGCCCCGGGCTAGATGACAAAATACTTACGAGCTGGAATGGCCTGATGCTTAAGGGCCTGGCGGATGCTTATACTTATTTGCAGGAAACTCATATACTTGAACTGGCACTTCGTAATGCTCATTTTATTACAGATAAGTTGATGCGCAGGCAGGGAGATAAAGCCCGGCTGTACCGCAGTTATAAAGAAGGCAAAGCGTATCTGGATGCTTACCTGGATGATTATGCTTTCGTGATAGATGCATTTACTTCTATTTATCAAATTACACTGGACGAACAATGGATTCACCATAGTGAGCAGCTACTGGCCTACTGCATTGAGAATTTTTATGACCAGGATGAGGGATTTTTCCACTACACTCATGAAGAAGCTAACTTGATTGCCCGTAAAAAAGAGATCTTTGATAATGTTATCCCGGCGAGCAATTCTGCTATGGCCAGAAACCTGTACCGCCTGTCTCGCCTGTTGGATCATAGTGATTACCTGGAAATTAGTGAGAGGATGATGAGTAGAATGCTGAAACTTCTGGATACAGACCCCGCCTATCTAAGCAATTGGGCCATACTTTATATGGAAATGATGCAGCCAGAGGTAGATATTGTAGTAATGGGAGATGAGTACAAAACAGTAGGCAAAAAATTATTGCCCTATTACTCACCTAACCGACTAATTGCAGGTGCTAAGAAAGAAAGTAAGTTTATGTTATTGCAGGGAAGGAAAGCTATAGACAACCAAACTACCATTTACATTTGCAGAGACAAAGCCTGTAAGATGCCGGTACATACCGTAGAAGCTGCATTAGACCAGTTAAAAGAAATCTCTTAG
- a CDS encoding sulfotransferase domain-containing protein, which translates to MNTSLFSRKYSALEIKDIVVCGVQRSGSTLLFNMVNEVVHSKPQLLDTYFENERDYRKILQQERSTLVKKNHVYVPLLAKRVKQKISYGFFTHRDIRDIIVSFIQLGWLKEVDDWIKNYNIKNMMYNSILYASTPNMQIIAYEDLVRKPEKVVQYIANTLEIPLTKEQIKQIVEHTSIQQSKKDIGKEVVGQQYPYVSQYIDKHIADGKIDKWRTFLSSEDQQKLNEYCAEYLDFFGYSKN; encoded by the coding sequence ATGAATACCAGTCTATTCTCTCGCAAGTACTCGGCACTGGAAATAAAAGATATTGTAGTATGTGGAGTGCAGCGCTCCGGCTCAACTCTTTTATTTAATATGGTTAATGAAGTAGTACACAGCAAGCCCCAATTGCTTGATACTTATTTTGAAAATGAAAGAGACTATCGTAAAATTTTGCAACAGGAAAGGTCTACACTTGTCAAAAAAAACCATGTATATGTACCACTACTTGCCAAAAGAGTGAAGCAAAAAATATCTTATGGTTTTTTTACCCACCGTGACATAAGGGACATCATCGTTTCTTTTATACAATTAGGTTGGCTTAAAGAAGTTGATGACTGGATCAAAAACTATAACATCAAAAATATGATGTATAATTCTATCCTCTATGCATCTACGCCTAATATGCAGATTATAGCATATGAAGATCTAGTCCGCAAGCCCGAAAAAGTGGTACAGTACATTGCAAATACTCTGGAAATACCTTTAACCAAAGAGCAGATTAAACAAATTGTAGAACACACATCTATACAACAGAGCAAAAAAGATATTGGAAAAGAAGTAGTAGGTCAGCAATACCCATATGTCAGCCAGTATATTGATAAGCACATTGCTGATGGTAAAATTGACAAATGGAGAACATTTTTAAGTTCAGAAGACCAGCAAAAGCTCAACGAATATTGTGCTGAATATCTGGACTTTTTTGGTTACTCAAAAAACTGA
- the priA gene encoding replication restart helicase PriA, which translates to MLPVPIPKLFTYRIPVDMEQQVQIGSRVIVQFGSKKILTGVIGKLHQNPPQKYQARYILEVLDEQAVVHPIQLKHFQWIADYYACTVGEVLNVALPSGLKLSSESKVQLNPEFDLEEFDGDLNDKEYKILEALEEKQTLTYNDIGNLLEEKNFYHVIKSLIRKEAILIFEEVKEKYKPKIVKRVRLQPKYAHDEVSLENIFQELEKKPKQLDVLLRYAQLKPDFQKQESNEKGLLKSSLNNESVSTSSVNTLIKNGILEEFEEVVSRFQPVAPTQEAKIELTDSQQQAKDQILAQFNEKDTVLLHGVTGSGKTEIYIDLIQDVLSSGGQVLYLLPEIALTTQIVYRLKKIFGDQMGIYHSKFSDNERVEVWQGILDGRYPLVVGVRSAVLLPFENLGLIIVDEEHEISYKQFDPAPRYHARDVALVLAKMHHAKALLGSATPSVESYYNAVQGKYGLVSLNKRFGNAQLPEIELVDIRKEKKRRTMREDFSSVLLQQMEAVLGLKEQVIIFQNRRGYSPYILCEDCGHIPKCNQCDVSLTYHQFAYELRCHYCGHHEKLHLECEACGSTKLKTAGYGTEKLEEEIQMLIPDARVQRMDLDTTRKKNSYQQIIDAFAKREMDILVGTQMVSKGLDFDGVSLVGILDADRMIHFPDFRSHERTFQLITQVSGRSGRRDKVGKVIIQTTNLEQPILHKIVSNDYIGLYQEEIAERQEYHYPPFVRLIRITIKNPDKTSCNRAAKQLSENLREVLGNQRVLGPEEPLISRLRNQYLMQLMIKLERNQSFIQKAKKIIIEACNILEKDKQLKRTSTVIDVDPF; encoded by the coding sequence ATGCTGCCAGTACCAATTCCTAAACTGTTTACCTACCGCATTCCGGTAGATATGGAGCAGCAGGTACAAATTGGAAGCCGGGTTATTGTTCAGTTCGGCAGTAAAAAAATTCTTACTGGTGTCATTGGTAAGTTACATCAGAACCCTCCACAAAAGTACCAGGCTCGTTATATTTTAGAAGTGCTGGATGAGCAGGCCGTAGTACATCCAATTCAGCTTAAGCACTTTCAGTGGATAGCAGACTACTATGCCTGTACCGTAGGAGAAGTGCTAAACGTAGCCCTACCTTCAGGTCTAAAGCTAAGCAGTGAGTCCAAAGTACAGCTCAATCCGGAATTTGACCTAGAAGAATTTGATGGAGACCTCAATGATAAGGAATACAAAATTCTGGAAGCGTTAGAAGAAAAGCAGACACTTACCTATAATGATATTGGCAACCTGCTGGAAGAGAAAAACTTCTACCACGTCATAAAATCTCTGATACGCAAAGAAGCCATACTGATTTTTGAGGAAGTAAAAGAAAAATACAAACCCAAAATTGTTAAGCGAGTTCGCCTTCAGCCTAAATACGCGCATGATGAAGTAAGCCTGGAGAATATTTTTCAGGAACTGGAGAAGAAACCAAAACAGTTGGACGTACTACTCCGCTACGCCCAACTTAAACCTGACTTCCAAAAACAGGAATCTAATGAGAAGGGCTTGCTTAAATCTTCACTCAACAACGAGAGCGTTTCTACCTCTTCCGTAAATACTTTAATTAAAAATGGTATACTGGAAGAATTTGAAGAGGTGGTCTCTCGCTTTCAACCGGTAGCGCCTACCCAGGAAGCCAAAATTGAATTAACTGATAGTCAGCAACAGGCCAAAGATCAAATTCTTGCTCAGTTTAACGAAAAGGATACGGTACTTTTACATGGGGTTACCGGTAGTGGAAAAACAGAGATTTATATAGACCTGATACAGGATGTGCTATCCAGTGGTGGTCAGGTACTTTATCTATTACCCGAAATTGCGCTTACCACGCAGATTGTCTATCGCCTTAAAAAGATTTTTGGCGACCAGATGGGCATATATCACTCTAAATTTTCAGATAATGAAAGAGTAGAGGTCTGGCAAGGCATACTGGATGGCCGCTACCCGCTAGTAGTAGGCGTACGATCGGCTGTGCTCCTCCCCTTTGAAAACCTGGGGCTGATAATTGTAGATGAGGAGCATGAAATTTCTTACAAGCAGTTTGACCCGGCGCCACGTTACCATGCTCGTGATGTAGCTCTGGTACTCGCGAAAATGCATCATGCCAAAGCCCTTCTGGGTTCTGCTACGCCTTCAGTAGAGTCTTATTACAATGCTGTACAGGGTAAGTACGGACTGGTAAGCCTGAACAAACGCTTTGGAAATGCACAGCTCCCCGAAATAGAGCTGGTAGATATTCGCAAAGAAAAGAAAAGACGCACCATGCGAGAAGATTTTTCTTCGGTACTTCTGCAACAGATGGAAGCTGTACTCGGCCTCAAAGAGCAGGTAATTATCTTTCAGAACCGAAGAGGGTATTCTCCATACATTTTGTGTGAAGACTGCGGACACATTCCCAAATGTAACCAATGCGATGTCAGCCTTACTTACCATCAGTTTGCTTACGAACTACGCTGCCACTATTGTGGGCATCATGAAAAGCTACACCTGGAGTGTGAAGCCTGTGGCTCTACCAAACTTAAAACTGCTGGTTATGGCACAGAAAAGCTGGAAGAAGAAATACAGATGCTTATTCCTGATGCCCGGGTACAACGTATGGATTTGGATACTACCCGTAAAAAGAATAGCTACCAGCAGATTATTGACGCTTTTGCCAAACGCGAAATGGATATTCTGGTAGGTACCCAGATGGTAAGTAAAGGTCTTGATTTTGATGGAGTAAGTCTGGTAGGTATACTTGATGCCGATCGTATGATACACTTTCCTGATTTTCGTTCTCATGAGCGTACTTTTCAGCTCATCACTCAGGTTAGTGGACGATCGGGAAGGCGAGATAAAGTAGGTAAAGTTATTATCCAGACTACCAATCTTGAGCAGCCCATTCTACACAAAATTGTCTCTAACGACTATATTGGTTTGTATCAGGAAGAAATAGCTGAAAGGCAGGAGTACCACTACCCCCCTTTCGTACGACTGATTCGTATCACTATCAAAAACCCTGACAAAACAAGCTGTAATCGTGCGGCTAAGCAGCTTAGCGAAAACTTAAGGGAAGTATTAGGTAACCAAAGAGTATTAGGGCCAGAAGAACCACTCATTTCCAGACTAAGAAATCAGTACCTGATGCAGCTGATGATTAAACTTGAAAGGAACCAGAGCTTTATCCAAAAGGCAAAAAAAATCATTATTGAAGCCTGCAACATACTGGAAAAAGATAAGCAGCTTAAAAGGACAAGTACTGTTATAGATGTAGATCCGTTCTAA
- a CDS encoding 3-keto-disaccharide hydrolase: MKKLKLNLSASLLAATAITFGACSSGGSSEETAESTEPKTETVAASEEEEGEWVELVKGSTIEGWTQLNGKATYEVDNGVVTGTTKLGEPNSFLTTNKMYDDFILEYEVKVDPRMNSGVQIRSNSYEKDTTYVFTNKEGETEEKTVKAPRVHGYQVEIDPSERAYSGGIYDEGRRGWLADLADNEEGRKAFKNNEWNKYRVEAKGDTIRTFINGVQTAELLDDMTASGFIGLQVHSTKIEDPMQVQWRNIRIKEL; this comes from the coding sequence ATGAAAAAACTTAAACTTAACCTATCGGCTAGTTTGCTAGCGGCTACTGCGATCACATTTGGAGCATGTTCATCTGGAGGAAGTTCAGAAGAGACAGCAGAAAGCACAGAACCTAAAACTGAAACTGTAGCTGCTTCTGAAGAAGAAGAAGGAGAATGGGTAGAATTGGTAAAAGGCAGTACCATTGAAGGCTGGACACAGTTGAATGGAAAAGCTACTTACGAAGTAGATAATGGTGTAGTGACAGGTACTACCAAGCTGGGTGAGCCTAATAGCTTCCTTACAACTAACAAAATGTATGATGACTTTATCTTAGAGTACGAAGTGAAAGTAGACCCTCGTATGAACTCAGGTGTCCAGATTCGTAGTAATTCTTATGAGAAAGATACTACTTATGTGTTTACTAACAAAGAGGGAGAAACTGAAGAAAAAACAGTAAAAGCTCCTCGCGTACACGGATATCAGGTAGAAATTGACCCTTCTGAGCGCGCGTACAGCGGTGGTATCTATGATGAAGGCCGCAGAGGTTGGTTAGCTGACCTGGCTGATAATGAGGAAGGTCGTAAGGCATTTAAAAATAATGAGTGGAATAAATATCGTGTAGAAGCTAAAGGAGATACGATACGTACATTTATCAATGGTGTGCAGACTGCTGAATTGTTAGATGATATGACTGCCAGCGGATTCATTGGTTTGCAGGTACACTCTACCAAAATTGAAGACCCTATGCAGGTGCAGTGGAGAAATATCAGAATTAAGGAATTATAG
- a CDS encoding cystathionine beta-synthase has protein sequence MYYNSIIETIGDTPLIKLNKVTEGIEGTILVKVEYFNPGNSVKDRIAIKMVEDAEKAGIIKPGGTIIEGTSGNTGMGLALAAISKGYKCIFTLADKQSQEKIDILRAVGAEVVVCPTNVSPDDPRSYYSVAKKLNETIPNSFYPNQYDNQSNWTAHYETTGPEIWKQTEGKITHFAAGVGTGGTVSGVSKYLKEQNEKVFTLGIDTYGSVFKKYKETGEFDDNEVFPYLTEGIGEDIIPKNVNFDVIDEFVKVTDKDAAIMARRLSREEGLFIGWSCGSAVFGALKYARKNLKKDDVMVIILPDHGTRYLGKIYNDSWMKDHGYLEKREFATAQDILKARNGHSPLVTVSVDTTVGEAIKILNERGISQIPVVEGDAYVGSLTDSKLLHQLIDNPAIKSEPVSTIMDKPFQFISIHDTLDVLSSLIDKNNKALLVRDRLNQVHIITRADLLVAMSN, from the coding sequence ATGTACTACAACTCGATTATAGAAACCATAGGGGATACTCCCTTGATCAAATTAAACAAAGTTACAGAAGGCATAGAGGGGACTATACTGGTAAAAGTGGAGTATTTTAATCCGGGCAACTCGGTAAAAGATCGTATCGCCATTAAAATGGTAGAAGATGCCGAAAAGGCAGGAATCATAAAACCTGGCGGGACTATTATTGAAGGTACTTCCGGTAATACGGGTATGGGGCTGGCCTTAGCTGCTATTTCTAAAGGGTACAAATGTATCTTTACGCTCGCTGATAAACAGTCGCAGGAAAAAATTGATATCCTGAGAGCAGTAGGTGCCGAAGTAGTAGTATGCCCTACCAATGTTTCGCCTGACGATCCTCGCTCATATTATTCGGTCGCCAAAAAATTAAACGAGACTATTCCTAACTCATTTTATCCTAACCAGTACGATAACCAGTCAAACTGGACGGCTCATTACGAAACTACTGGACCGGAGATATGGAAGCAGACTGAAGGAAAAATTACGCACTTTGCTGCGGGTGTAGGTACCGGGGGTACAGTAAGCGGAGTATCTAAGTACCTGAAGGAACAAAATGAAAAGGTGTTTACGCTGGGGATAGATACGTATGGTTCTGTATTTAAGAAGTATAAAGAAACCGGAGAGTTTGACGATAATGAAGTTTTCCCTTACCTGACCGAAGGTATAGGAGAGGACATTATCCCAAAAAACGTGAATTTTGACGTTATTGATGAATTTGTTAAGGTAACAGATAAAGACGCGGCCATTATGGCAAGACGTCTCTCTCGCGAAGAGGGTCTGTTTATTGGCTGGTCTTGTGGTTCTGCGGTATTTGGTGCTTTAAAATACGCTCGCAAAAATCTGAAGAAAGATGATGTGATGGTAATCATATTGCCAGATCATGGTACTCGCTATTTAGGAAAAATTTATAACGATAGCTGGATGAAAGACCATGGCTATCTGGAGAAGAGAGAATTCGCTACTGCTCAGGACATACTTAAGGCGCGTAATGGCCATAGCCCATTGGTAACTGTGTCAGTAGATACCACAGTTGGAGAAGCTATTAAAATTTTGAACGAAAGAGGTATTTCGCAGATCCCTGTAGTAGAAGGAGATGCTTATGTGGGTAGCCTTACCGACTCTAAGCTTTTACATCAACTGATTGATAATCCGGCGATTAAGTCTGAGCCAGTATCTACCATTATGGATAAACCTTTTCAGTTTATCTCTATACACGATACTTTAGACGTATTATCCTCTTTAATTGACAAAAACAATAAAGCTTTGCTAGTACGTGACCGCCTTAACCAGGTACACATTATTACCCGCGCCGACCTTTTGGTAGCCATGAGTAATTAG